Genomic window (Escherichia fergusonii ATCC 35469):
TTCCGGGGTATTTGATGAAACCAACCGGATAGTATGGTTTATTTCCAGTTTTGCCCGAGAAGAAAATCTACCCGTTATCGCTGAAGGTGTGGAAACAGAACATCAGGCAAAAGAATTACAAAAATTGGGCTTCTCACAGGTACAAGGATACCTGTATCAAAAGCCGTTACCATTCTCTGAATGGCATATCGATAGCAAACCACAGAAAAGAAGTTAAGACAATGTTTAAGTATAAGAATAAAGCAGCAGGTATTAGTGTGCTATGTTTTGTTTTTATATCAGCGATAACATGTACGCTATATACTGAAAATGTTAAGAGTAAAATAAACGCCGTAAAAACGGCTATTGTGGATAATGGTCTTTCTGTTGCCAATGTGTCAGAATATCGGCGTGCTGTCGCGACGAACTTATTAGATAAAATTAATTCTAACCCAGAAGATTTTTTGAACCACATTCGGCAAAGTTATGCAGAGCAACCTGCTCCTGGCTATTTGTATGATATAGGTCCATTTTTTATTAATAATGATCATTGTATCAATATTACCATGAAAGGTGGTGATTATTGCAAAGAAATAATGACTGCTTTCAAAGTTAATAATCACCACCAGATTGGTATTATTAAATTTTCTGGAAAAGGATATGCCTATTATCAACACCCGGTGGGTTACAGAATGTCATTAATATTCGTTGTTGATCCTGAACGTTATCTTTCGCTGATGAAATTACAGACAGAAAAAAGACAGGATTTATTTATCTCATTATATGATATCAACGATAATGAGAAACGAATAGCGGGAGACGATTTCTTAATTAGCGACTCTATTTTCCCCATGTCTGCCTCTACACGTGCCTTATCGTATGTTCCTGACATGATGTTTATTGTGGCCTACAAAAAAAGTAAATATTTCGCCATCTGTTTTATTTTGATTGCAATCTCAGCCGTGATTACATGGTTGATTTATCATTATCATGTCAAATTATTAAGCAAAATTCTCTATCGCGGACAACTTGAAAAAGAGGCAATTTTATCAAATCAATTTCATGAGATTAGAGGTGAAAATATATTTTTCTCACCAAGCGAAATTAATATGATCCGCGATATTTATGATTTTGGTGCCTATGACAGCCTCACTCGTGCTTCTGTGCGTCGTATTTTCGATAGTGATATTAACGACTTGAGTGAAAATTTCGGCTTTTTATGTTTGTTTGATGTGGATAAATTTAAAGTCATCAATGATAAATTTGGTCATTTGTTTGGTGATGAAGTGCTGATTAAACTGGTAGGTCTGATTAAAGAACAATTACCATGTGATAAAGGCGATGTTTATCGTTTTGGTGGCGATGAGTTTGCAATTATCTACCGCGATAATGATTTAAACGCCTTGCTACACATGCTTAGTCATATTGTCAGATTCAGGATGGGGGGCTTGAATTGTAGTTGCAGTATTGGCATCGCCAGTACTGAGGAGTGTGGCAACAATATTGAACGACTGAAAGTGATGGCAGATGAACGGTTATACAAAAGTAAGAAGAACGGCAGGGCACAGATTACCTGGCAATAATCTGTAAAAATGATGCCGAAATTGTTTCAAATCCGAAAGGAAGTCATTTAAATCCAGGGCTAATTGATGTGAGTATAAAATATAAACCACATTATCATAAATTACTTCTGCTGGTTATTATAACGCTTTGTATAATCTTCATCTCGCTGATTGAGCAACCACTTACTCTTTATCAACAGACGTTTTTTTCTGCCATTATTTGTCTTGCGGTCCTGCTGATCAATTTTGGCAAAGGAAGATTTATTACGCTTTTCTTGATGGGTATCGGTATTTTGATCTCATCACGTTATATTTTCTGGCGGATTTCAACCACCTTAATATGGGATAAATATCCCGATATTTTCTTCTCGTTAACGCTACTGATTGCCGAGATCTATGCTTGGGCCGTGTTACTGCTGGGTTATTTTCAGGTTTGTTTCCCGCTTAACCGTGAGAGCTTGCCATTGCCAGCAGATCCAACACACTGGCCATCGGTGGATATTTTTATTCCAACCTATAATGAGCCGTTGTCAGTGGTGCAAAACACTGTTTATGGTGCATTAGCGATGAACTGGCCAGAAGATAAAATCACCATCTGGTTATTAGATGACGGAGGTAGAGACGCGTTTCGCCGTTTTGCCGAGGAAACAGGAATTCGTTATGTAGCCAGAAGCACTCATGAACACGCGAAAGCAGGAAATATTAATCATGCGTTGAAGCTGGCGAAGAGTGAATTTGTCGCTATTTTTGATTGCGACCATATTCCTTCGGTATCTTTTTTGCAGCGAACAATGGGCTGGTTTTTAGCCGATGAAAAACTGGCGATGATGCAAACGCCACACCATTTTTTCTCTCCTGATCCTTTTGAAAGAAATTTAGGGAAATTTAGACAGAAACCTAATGAAGGTCATCTGTTTTATGGCTTGATTCAAAATGGTACTGATACGTGGAATGCCTCGTTCTTCTGTGGCTCTTGCGCGGTTATCCGTCGTAAACCGTTGGATGAAATTGGTGGGATTGCCGTCGAAACGGTGACAGAAGATGCGCATACATCTCTGCGTTTGCATCGTCTTGGCTACAGTTCAGCGTATTTGCGCTATCCATTAGCTGCTGGTCTTGCAACTGAAACATTATCGGCACATATCGGGCAACGCATACGTTGGGCGCGCGGCATGATCCAAATTTTACGTATCGACAACCCGTTGTTGGGAAAAGGCCTGCAACTATCTCAGCGTCTGTGTTATCTCAGCAGTATGATGCATTTTTTGTCAGGCGTACCACGACTAATTTTTCTTTGTGCACCACTGTGCCCCATTTTTTTCTCCGTAGGGCTTATCGATGCTACTGTCACCGATATTATGTCCTATGTTTTGCCGTATCTGTTTATTGTGGTATTAATTAATTCACGGATTCAGGGTAAGTACCGCCATTCATTCTGGAATGAAATTTATGAGATGGTGCTGGCCTGGTATATTACGCTACCGACACTGGTGGCACTAATTGCCCCGGCGAAAGGGCGTTTTAATGTCACTGCCAAAGGTGGATTGATCGCCAATAAATATGTGGACTGGCAGATCTCATACCCATACGTTATTTTTGCTATTTTGAATCTATGTGGTCTGATAGCAGGCATAATTCAGGTTAGTGAGTTAAATGGTGAAGCGGCACTGTTAAACACAATATGTTTAATGTGGCTGGTATATAACACTATTATTATTGGCGCAACGCTGGCAGTTTCTATTGAGCAAAAGCAAGTGCGTGTTTCGCCTCGTATTGAGGTCGCGTTTAGTGGTCACTTGTTGCTGACGAATGGCACACGACACACTTGTTCGGTAATCGATTTTTCTGAGGGAGGATTAGGTATCACGCTTCATAGCAGGCTGGGTAATCGGAATATCGAAAAAAATAAACCAATGACTTTATATTTACATACTGGTGATGAGGAGTGCGCGATCCCTGTTGAAATTGTTCACGCGTTTAAAAATAAAATTGGTTTGAAAATATTGCCTATGACGCATAAAGAACATATCGATTATGTACGGGCAACTTTTTCGCGTGATAATCTCTGGAGTGACTGGCATAATAGCCTTCCTCGCGACAAGATTTTAAAAAGCTTTTTGACTATTTGTTGGGTTTCTCTAAAAGGTTATTACCAGTTCTTATTATTTTTAATTTCTCCGATGAAGAAGAAATGACTATTTAATTTTTTCTGTGTTCATAAAGTCTCTTCACTGTAATTAGTTTTTAAGATTTCTGATAATGCTAAGAAAACTTTTTTGCATCTATGCACTGGCAATGGGAATAACGTTACTGCCAGTGGCAGCTGCTACACCGTCAACAACGAGTAGTTCTTCAACTCAGGATGAAATTTCACGCGAGGTAAAACTCTCCTTTGCGCAAATCTCGCCTTTGGGAAAAATGAAGCTCAATGGGGTAAATCCGCATGGCACCATTGAGTTCGGAATGCGTAGTGACGAGGTAGCAACAAAAGCGTTGCTTAACCTTGAATATACGCCATCGCCTTCACTATTGCCTGTTCAGTCGCAACTCAAAATCTATCTCAATGATGAGTTGATGGATGTATTGCCGATTACATCGGAGCAACTGGGGAAAAAATCGCATGCCAGGGTAACGCTTAACCCACTGTATATGAAAGACTTCAACCGTGTGCGAGTGGAGTTCGTTGGCCATTATCGACAAGCTTGTGAGAACCTGACCAACAGTAGCCTGTGGGTGGACGTTTCAGGGAATAGTGGGCTGGAGCTTCGTTGGCAAAAAATTCCCCTACAGAACGACTTAGCTTTTTTCCCGATACCGTTTTTCGATTCCCATGATGAGGGACCCACAATTATACCGATGGTATTTGCCGGATCACCTGCCAGCGAACAGCAGCAGGCTGCCGCTATTGTTGCCTCATGGTTTGGCTCACGCTCCGCCTGGCGTGGGCAACAATTTCCTGTACATTACAATCAGCTGCCATCCAGTAATGCTATCGTTTTTGCCACTAACGATAATCGCCCGGACTTTCTCAACAATTACCCGGCAGTAGATGCACCGGTGGTCGGGATGATGACGCATCCTGCTTATCCGCAACATAAATTATTGCTGATCCTGGGGCGTGATGATCAGGATCTACTGATGGCGGCGAAGGGGATTGCTCAGGGCAATATATTATTCCGTGGCGAAAGGGTGGTCGTTAAAGATGTCAAACAGCTGGCAGCACGAAAGCCATACGATGCGCCAAATTGGGTACGTACTGATCGTCCAATTACGTTTGCCGAGCTGAAAACCTGGGAAGGGCAGTTACAGTCCAGTGGCGTGGATTCTGCGGCAATTGATGTGGCACTGAATTTACCGCCAGATCTCTTTTTATTGCGCAACAGTGGTATCGATATGCACCTTAAATATCGGTACACCGCTCCGCCGGTGGTCGATGGTGCGCAGATGGATATCAGCCTGAACAACCAGTTTCTGCAATCCGTACCCTTGAACGACCATGCGCAACGTCAGGTGTTGCGTTTACCGCTTTTACAAGAATTACTTGATGATCATCCTGAAGTACCCGTATCTGCGCTAAAACCAGGGGAAACTAATCGTCTGCGTTTTAACTTCGAGTTTAAAAATGCGTTGCCAGAACGGGCAGATAAGCGCTGTATGAATTATCGGATGATTGAGAATCATGCGGTAATTGCTGATGACTCGACGATCGATTTCTCTAAGTACCATCACTTTTTGGCAATGCCAGATTTACGGGTGTTTGCACACACGGGGTTTCCGTTCAGCCGGATGGCGGATCTCTCAGAAACGCTCGTTCTGATGCCAAAAGCGCCAGACGAAGCGCCGGTGTCCACGCTGTTAAATACGGTTGCGTTAATCGGAGCACACACCGGGTTTCCTGCTATCAATCTCACGGTAACGGATGATAGTCGTGCTATTGAACGCAGAGATGCGGATATTTTGCTTATTGGCGCACTTCCGGAGAATCTGAAAGACGCTAACAATATTGCACTTAAACAAACTCAGACAACGCTTAGCTCCTCCGCTGCGATGGCATTGGTGATAGGATTTGAGTCCCCGTGGCACGAAAAGCGCAGTGTAGTGGCGTTACTGGCAGAGAATGCTCAGGATTATCAGTTGCTTAATAATGCTCTGAATGACAGCACAAAACGCGCCGGGATATCTGGTTCGTTGGCGATTATTCGTGATTCAGGCGTTGAAAGTCTGCGGTCGGGCGATATTTACTATGTTGGTCATTTGCCATGGTATGAGCGGCTGCAGTATACCCTGGCGAATCATCCTGTTTTACTGGCGGTGATGGCTGCGAGTAGTGTGATGCTACTGGCATGGGTGTTGTGGCGAATACTGCGCATTATCAGCCGTCGCCGTTTGAATCCGGGGCAGGAGTAATAAAAGAGTTACCCACCATGCGGTGGGTAACCTGAATTCATTTTTGAATTAAATAGCGAATGGTCGGGCCATCTTGTTGGATGTCGAGCACGGTATAGCCGTGATTGCGGGCATCCAGTGGGATGTTATTGATCGACTGTGGACAGTCGCTCACCACTTCAAGAATTTCGCCTTTTTTTAACTGCGGCATGGCTTCAAGGGTAGCGACCGCCGGATATGGGCAAGGTTCGCCAACCATATCAAGACGATAATCAGGAACGATGTTTTTCATGCAATCTCCTTAACGCTTTGCACGCCAGCACGACGGAAGAAGCGTTTTTCCCAACCGATAATCAGCAGCAGCGCTGCAAACAGTAACAAATAAGTCACCAACAGGCCGCCCATCGGACCAAAGGTTTTTAGCAGGTTGATTTTGTCCCAGTCGGTTGCCAGTGCAGGGGCAAAATCATCCCAGTAATAAGCCAGAATCGTAGAGCCGATGACGTTGCCAAGACCGACCCACCAGTAATGCACCTGACCTTCCACGGCGCGATACATCCAGCCCGTTTCGCAGCCACCCGCCAGCACAATACCAAACCCAAACAGTAAACCACCGATCACTGCGTTAGGACCTGCCCACATGATTTTCGGTTCTACACCCAACTGCACATAACTAAAAATACCAATCGCACTCACCGCCATACCGATAATGATCGCTTTTGCCATATGTGTGCGACCGGTGATCCACATATCGCGGAAGGCGGAAGTAAAGCAGATTTGCGCACGTTCAATCAGCAAACCAAAACCGACGCCAAACAGCATCGCCAGCCCCAGTTTTGGTTGATTCATCGCCGTTAATAGCGCCCAGCCAAGCATACCGATAAAGACCAACATCCCAAGGCGGAAGCGACGTCGCGCCTGATCAGGTTTTTGGGTTAATGGCGATGCGGCAGAGACTTTCTGCATTTTTACCGGAATACGGAAAATGGGTAACAGGGTAAAGCGCGCCCCGAACCATGAGCCGATAGCGGTGGCAATGGCAAAGAACCAGGCATGTAGCGAGAACTGTGGAATGCCGGTAAAGAACGCGGCGAGGTTACAGCCCATCGCCAGACGTGCGCCAAACCCGGCAATTATGCCACCGACAATGGCTTGCATAATGCGAATACGGCTACGTGGCATACGTAATTTAACGTTGTTAGCCCAGAGAGCTGCGGCAAAACAACCGCCAAACATACCGAGGATCATCATCCCGTCGATACGGGTTAATGGCGAGCCTTCGAGATGGATAATTTTAAAGTATCCCCACTCTTCGGCATGTACGCCAAACAGTTGCAGGATCTGACCGCCCCAACGGGTAAATTCGCCAGTGACTGCCCAGAAGGTGCCAGTGATACCAAAATAATAAGTGGAGAGAATACCGGCCGCGATGACCGCAGGGATAGGCGCCCAGAATTTAATCAACCAGGCTTGTTTGAATTGTTGCCATGACATGTATGTAGCCTCTGAACTCAGAAGGTTTGAAACAAGAGCCGCGAATAATACACCAGACAAATTTATTTGCGGGGTAATAATTGATAAAAATAATGGTTAGATCAAATTTCTGGCGGAACCTGGAAAGGCTGGCAGCATCAGGGCTTTAATGCCACAATCCTCTTTTCTTCTCATGCAGGACTAATGATGAAAAAACTCGCAATTGCAGGCGCACTTATGCTGTTGGCTGGCTGTGCCGAAGTCGAAAATTATAACAATGTCGTGAAAACTCCCGCGCCCGACTGGCTGGCAGGATACTGGCAAACCAAAGGGCCACAACGCAGCCTGGTTAGCCCGGAAGCGATAGGGAGTCTGATTGTCACCAAAGCGGGCGATACGCTGGATTGTCGTCAGTGGCAGCGGGTGATTGCTTTACCTGGTAAGCTGACGCTGATGTCTGATGATCTCACCAATGTCACCGTGAAACGTGAACTGTATGAGATTGAGCGAGATGGCAACACGATTGAATATGACGGCATGACGATGGAACGCGTGGATCGTCCAACCGCAGAGTGTGCAGCGGCCCTGGCAAAAGCGCCATTGCCGACGCCACTGCCGTAACCTCATACCCCGGCGTGCTGCCGGGGATATTTTTAAATCACCTCTTCAATAACCCACACACTGACGCTACCGCCATTGCAAAAAAACGTTGCTTCGCCGTTTTCATCGGTCACCACACTCTCTTGTCGATTACCGAGGAAATCTCGCCAGGTTTTATTGCCGTAATTTTCACCAAGAGTAATGGTTTTTTCGCCATCGTCGCCGTTCGACATTATCACCACACATCCCGGAGCTTCGTCGGTGCCGCTACGGCTAAAGGCGATACAGTTCGGATGATCAAAATAGAGTGTCTGTACGCCATGGGCAAACCGCTGGCGGGCGAGAATTAACTCATCCAGTTGCTCAATAACGGGCATATTAATCGGATACGTTTGTCCATCACCGCCGACATCTTCGTAATGAGCACCGTAAAGATCAGGGTAGAACACCGAAGGTACACCGTTTTCTCGCAGCAATATCAGGGCATAGGCCAGCGGCTTAAACCACGGTTCTACGGGGGCTTCCAGTGCCTGTAATGGCTGAGTATCGTGGTTTGCCACCAGGGTAACGGCATGGAAAGGATCTGCTTCCACCAGCGTACCCGTGAAAATCTGTGTCATATCGTAGTCACGCCCCATGCGAGATGCTTCGTGAAATTTCATTTGCAGCGGCGCATCAAACAGCATGGTTTTACCTTCCACTTGATCAATATACGTTTGCAGTTTATCGACCTCGTGCGACCAGTATTCCGCCACAATAAACAGCGGTTTTGGCGCGACTTCCTGCACGTGTTCAATCCACTCTTTATAAAACCAGGCGGGAATATGTTTTACCGCGTCGAGACGAAAACCATCACATTGCGTTTGTTCCATGACCCAACGCGCCCAGTATTTGATCTCTTCCGTGACCGCATGATTGCGAAAATCGATATTCTCGCCCATCAGGTAATCGAAATTACCCAATTCATCATCAACCTGATCGTTCCAGCCCTCTCCGGTGTAGTCATTAACGATTTTAAAAATGCCATCTTCATTGGGGTTTTCGATATGGTCAATGCCACTAAAGCATTTGAAATCCCAAATGAATTGCGAATATTTTCCTGCACGGGCAGGGAAGGTATAACGCGTCCAGCCTTCGCATTCGATAATTTCATCATCAATTTGCGTGCGATCATCTTCGTTGACTCGCTGAACACGAATCGCTTCTTTTTCGTCCGCGCCCATCTTGTGATTCACTACCACATCCAGCAAGACGGCAATATTGTTACGTTTCAGGGCATCGATCGCGCCAAGCAGCTGCGCTTTATCACCATATTTGGTAGGAATGGTGCCTTTTTGATCAAACTCACCTAAATCAAACAGATCATAAGAGTCGTAGCCAACGGAATATCCCCCTGAAGCGCCTTTATAAGCCGGGGGAAGCCAGACCATATTGATACCAATATCATTTAAACCGTCGGCGCGTTCTGCCAGTTCCGGCCAGAGTTGACCGCCTTCCGGGTAATACCAGTGGAAGCATTGCAAAAGTGTGGGGTTTTTCATCTTCCGTGCTCCAGAAGTCATTAGCGACTTCTGGAGTATGGAAGATTTTAAGACGAGGCGAGAGATTATTGTTGGACGAAGGGCGCTTTCGGCACCAACAACATTCCCGACAGATGGCCATAGGCATGGTTGATGGATTTTTGGCGTGTCGATTGGCCTATCAGGCCACTAAGTTCGTCCAGGCGCAGTTGCAGCAACCCTTTAATCTTTTGCTCATTATTGAGCGCCTGGCTGATATAGCCGGTGATCATCTCCTGGATACCCGGTGCCATTTTAGGTGGAGTTTGTGATTGCATGACTGCTTCAATCCCTTGTAGATAGGTAACTTCCTGTTCCAGAAGCAGGTTCCATTCACCACGTTCAGCAAGCTCCAGCAACGACTGGCTTAGCAGCGCCACTCGCTGCCAACGGCTAATAAACTCCACGGGTGAGGTCATTCACGTAACTCCTGGGAAACGCCTTTTGGCGAAATCTGTTTCCAGGCATCGGCAATATTGCCCAATAACCCTTCAACTTCTTCAATGGCCTGGACGTCATTACGCACATTGGCCTGTAGCAGGCGGCGAATCATATAGTCATAGAGACTGGAAAGATTACGCGCGAGTTCACCCCCTTTCTCCTCGTCCAGACCCGCTTTTAATCCATTATCAATAATATTGATGGCCTTACTGAGGGCTTCACCTTTCGCCACAATTTCGCCTTGCTGCATAAACAGGCGAGCGCGCACCAGGGCGCTGTGGGCACCATCAAATAACATCTCGATCAACT
Coding sequences:
- a CDS encoding GGDEF domain-containing protein, yielding MFKYKNKAAGISVLCFVFISAITCTLYTENVKSKINAVKTAIVDNGLSVANVSEYRRAVATNLLDKINSNPEDFLNHIRQSYAEQPAPGYLYDIGPFFINNDHCINITMKGGDYCKEIMTAFKVNNHHQIGIIKFSGKGYAYYQHPVGYRMSLIFVVDPERYLSLMKLQTEKRQDLFISLYDINDNEKRIAGDDFLISDSIFPMSASTRALSYVPDMMFIVAYKKSKYFAICFILIAISAVITWLIYHYHVKLLSKILYRGQLEKEAILSNQFHEIRGENIFFSPSEINMIRDIYDFGAYDSLTRASVRRIFDSDINDLSENFGFLCLFDVDKFKVINDKFGHLFGDEVLIKLVGLIKEQLPCDKGDVYRFGGDEFAIIYRDNDLNALLHMLSHIVRFRMGGLNCSCSIGIASTEECGNNIERLKVMADERLYKSKKNGRAQITWQ
- the bcsA gene encoding UDP-forming cellulose synthase catalytic subunit, which codes for MSIKYKPHYHKLLLLVIITLCIIFISLIEQPLTLYQQTFFSAIICLAVLLINFGKGRFITLFLMGIGILISSRYIFWRISTTLIWDKYPDIFFSLTLLIAEIYAWAVLLLGYFQVCFPLNRESLPLPADPTHWPSVDIFIPTYNEPLSVVQNTVYGALAMNWPEDKITIWLLDDGGRDAFRRFAEETGIRYVARSTHEHAKAGNINHALKLAKSEFVAIFDCDHIPSVSFLQRTMGWFLADEKLAMMQTPHHFFSPDPFERNLGKFRQKPNEGHLFYGLIQNGTDTWNASFFCGSCAVIRRKPLDEIGGIAVETVTEDAHTSLRLHRLGYSSAYLRYPLAAGLATETLSAHIGQRIRWARGMIQILRIDNPLLGKGLQLSQRLCYLSSMMHFLSGVPRLIFLCAPLCPIFFSVGLIDATVTDIMSYVLPYLFIVVLINSRIQGKYRHSFWNEIYEMVLAWYITLPTLVALIAPAKGRFNVTAKGGLIANKYVDWQISYPYVIFAILNLCGLIAGIIQVSELNGEAALLNTICLMWLVYNTIIIGATLAVSIEQKQVRVSPRIEVAFSGHLLLTNGTRHTCSVIDFSEGGLGITLHSRLGNRNIEKNKPMTLYLHTGDEECAIPVEIVHAFKNKIGLKILPMTHKEHIDYVRATFSRDNLWSDWHNSLPRDKILKSFLTICWVSLKGYYQFLLFLISPMKKK
- the bcsB gene encoding cellulose biosynthesis cyclic di-GMP-binding regulatory protein BcsB yields the protein MLRKLFCIYALAMGITLLPVAAATPSTTSSSSTQDEISREVKLSFAQISPLGKMKLNGVNPHGTIEFGMRSDEVATKALLNLEYTPSPSLLPVQSQLKIYLNDELMDVLPITSEQLGKKSHARVTLNPLYMKDFNRVRVEFVGHYRQACENLTNSSLWVDVSGNSGLELRWQKIPLQNDLAFFPIPFFDSHDEGPTIIPMVFAGSPASEQQQAAAIVASWFGSRSAWRGQQFPVHYNQLPSSNAIVFATNDNRPDFLNNYPAVDAPVVGMMTHPAYPQHKLLLILGRDDQDLLMAAKGIAQGNILFRGERVVVKDVKQLAARKPYDAPNWVRTDRPITFAELKTWEGQLQSSGVDSAAIDVALNLPPDLFLLRNSGIDMHLKYRYTAPPVVDGAQMDISLNNQFLQSVPLNDHAQRQVLRLPLLQELLDDHPEVPVSALKPGETNRLRFNFEFKNALPERADKRCMNYRMIENHAVIADDSTIDFSKYHHFLAMPDLRVFAHTGFPFSRMADLSETLVLMPKAPDEAPVSTLLNTVALIGAHTGFPAINLTVTDDSRAIERRDADILLIGALPENLKDANNIALKQTQTTLSSSAAMALVIGFESPWHEKRSVVALLAENAQDYQLLNNALNDSTKRAGISGSLAIIRDSGVESLRSGDIYYVGHLPWYERLQYTLANHPVLLAVMAASSVMLLAWVLWRILRIISRRRLNPGQE
- the yedF gene encoding sulfurtransferase-like selenium metabolism protein YedF; this translates as MKNIVPDYRLDMVGEPCPYPAVATLEAMPQLKKGEILEVVSDCPQSINNIPLDARNHGYTVLDIQQDGPTIRYLIQK
- the yedE gene encoding selenium metabolism membrane protein YedE/FdhT yields the protein MSSEATYMSWQQFKQAWLIKFWAPIPAVIAAGILSTYYFGITGTFWAVTGEFTRWGGQILQLFGVHAEEWGYFKIIHLEGSPLTRIDGMMILGMFGGCFAAALWANNVKLRMPRSRIRIMQAIVGGIIAGFGARLAMGCNLAAFFTGIPQFSLHAWFFAIATAIGSWFGARFTLLPIFRIPVKMQKVSAASPLTQKPDQARRRFRLGMLVFIGMLGWALLTAMNQPKLGLAMLFGVGFGLLIERAQICFTSAFRDMWITGRTHMAKAIIIGMAVSAIGIFSYVQLGVEPKIMWAGPNAVIGGLLFGFGIVLAGGCETGWMYRAVEGQVHYWWVGLGNVIGSTILAYYWDDFAPALATDWDKINLLKTFGPMGGLLVTYLLLFAALLLIIGWEKRFFRRAGVQSVKEIA
- the yedD gene encoding lipoprotein YedD, with product MKKLAIAGALMLLAGCAEVENYNNVVKTPAPDWLAGYWQTKGPQRSLVSPEAIGSLIVTKAGDTLDCRQWQRVIALPGKLTLMSDDLTNVTVKRELYEIERDGNTIEYDGMTMERVDRPTAECAAALAKAPLPTPLP
- the amyA gene encoding alpha-amylase, which gives rise to MKNPTLLQCFHWYYPEGGQLWPELAERADGLNDIGINMVWLPPAYKGASGGYSVGYDSYDLFDLGEFDQKGTIPTKYGDKAQLLGAIDALKRNNIAVLLDVVVNHKMGADEKEAIRVQRVNEDDRTQIDDEIIECEGWTRYTFPARAGKYSQFIWDFKCFSGIDHIENPNEDGIFKIVNDYTGEGWNDQVDDELGNFDYLMGENIDFRNHAVTEEIKYWARWVMEQTQCDGFRLDAVKHIPAWFYKEWIEHVQEVAPKPLFIVAEYWSHEVDKLQTYIDQVEGKTMLFDAPLQMKFHEASRMGRDYDMTQIFTGTLVEADPFHAVTLVANHDTQPLQALEAPVEPWFKPLAYALILLRENGVPSVFYPDLYGAHYEDVGGDGQTYPINMPVIEQLDELILARQRFAHGVQTLYFDHPNCIAFSRSGTDEAPGCVVIMSNGDDGEKTITLGENYGNKTWRDFLGNRQESVVTDENGEATFFCNGGSVSVWVIEEVI
- the fliT gene encoding flagella biosynthesis regulatory protein FliT; translated protein: MTSPVEFISRWQRVALLSQSLLELAERGEWNLLLEQEVTYLQGIEAVMQSQTPPKMAPGIQEMITGYISQALNNEQKIKGLLQLRLDELSGLIGQSTRQKSINHAYGHLSGMLLVPKAPFVQQ
- the fliS gene encoding flagellar export chaperone FliS yields the protein MSTASGIQAYAQVGVESGVMSASPHQLIEMLFDGAHSALVRARLFMQQGEIVAKGEALSKAINIIDNGLKAGLDEEKGGELARNLSSLYDYMIRRLLQANVRNDVQAIEEVEGLLGNIADAWKQISPKGVSQELRE